A window from Micromonospora terminaliae encodes these proteins:
- a CDS encoding GGDEF domain-containing protein, with amino-acid sequence MSLPLIMIATALVSFTLGGLTMWPIVRRLRTRLTDAIWQLEHDPVTGMLNRAGLLAAHVALAKAAASQPIVVVLIDLDDFKPVNDTHGHDRGDDVLAAIGGRIADIAALHGGTAARLAGDEFAALLPVRTADLARIADTFVTLIAQPVDLTTDGATVTVTVTASVGIGLVESTDPFEEVALRRADIAMYHAKHHGRNRHVVYEPGMAMPAVGRRRGPRLRDRRLSKEATA; translated from the coding sequence GTGTCCCTACCACTGATCATGATCGCCACCGCGTTGGTGTCATTCACCCTCGGCGGCCTCACCATGTGGCCGATCGTCCGCAGGCTCCGCACCCGGCTCACCGACGCCATCTGGCAGCTGGAACATGACCCGGTCACCGGCATGCTCAACCGCGCTGGCCTGCTCGCCGCACACGTCGCCCTCGCTAAGGCCGCTGCCTCTCAGCCGATTGTCGTCGTCCTGATCGACCTCGACGACTTCAAACCGGTCAACGACACCCACGGCCATGACCGAGGCGACGACGTCCTGGCTGCCATCGGCGGCCGCATCGCCGACATCGCCGCACTCCACGGCGGCACCGCCGCCCGGCTCGCCGGCGACGAGTTCGCCGCACTGCTGCCCGTCCGCACCGCCGACCTGGCCCGCATTGCCGACACCTTCGTCACCCTCATCGCTCAGCCCGTCGACCTCACGACCGACGGCGCGACCGTCACGGTCACTGTCACCGCGAGCGTCGGCATCGGCCTTGTCGAGAGCACGGACCCGTTCGAGGAGGTGGCCCTCCGGCGCGCGGACATTGCCATGTACCACGCCAAACACCACGGCCGGAACCGTCACGTCGTCTACGAGCCGGGGATGGCGATGCCCGCCGTCGGGCGCCGTCGAGGACCGCGCCTGCGCGACCGCCGCCTGAGCAAGGAGGCGACGGCATGA
- a CDS encoding HAD family hydrolase: protein MVIASVFFDVGETIVDESREYGTWADWLGVPRHTFSAVFGAVIARGLDYRETFQVFRPGFDLTEERERRAAAGQPEHFSEENLYPDARACLAGLRELGVQVGLAGNQTARAETILRALDLPVDVIGTSDGWGVEKPSAAFFERVVAEAGCPADQVLYVGDRLDNDIRPAQEAGIATALVRRGPWGHILDDKIVSERCLFRLDSLAELPELVRKHNESAV from the coding sequence ATGGTGATCGCTAGTGTGTTTTTCGACGTTGGAGAGACGATCGTCGACGAGTCCCGGGAGTACGGGACCTGGGCGGACTGGCTGGGGGTACCGCGGCACACTTTCTCGGCAGTCTTCGGGGCGGTGATCGCACGCGGCTTGGACTACCGGGAGACGTTCCAAGTTTTCCGTCCAGGCTTCGATCTGACCGAGGAGCGGGAGCGCCGGGCAGCGGCTGGTCAGCCGGAGCACTTCTCGGAGGAGAATCTGTACCCGGATGCCCGGGCGTGCCTCGCCGGACTGCGGGAGTTGGGCGTGCAGGTGGGCCTGGCAGGTAATCAGACGGCACGGGCCGAGACGATTCTGCGTGCCTTGGACCTGCCGGTGGATGTGATCGGCACGTCGGATGGTTGGGGTGTGGAAAAGCCATCGGCGGCGTTCTTTGAGCGCGTTGTGGCGGAGGCGGGCTGTCCAGCCGATCAAGTGCTGTACGTCGGGGACCGGCTGGACAACGACATCCGGCCTGCGCAGGAGGCCGGGATCGCGACCGCGTTAGTCCGGCGCGGCCCGTGGGGGCACATCCTCGACGACAAGATCGTTAGCGAGCGTTGCCTGTTCCGCCTCGACTCGCTGGCTGAGCTGCCCGAGCTGGTACGCAAGCACAACGAGTCGGCGGTTTAG
- a CDS encoding helix-turn-helix domain-containing protein, with protein MAGRRYSPNRRLAWERLQRGWSYEEVAERIRAGIRLAGESDTGLNANTVRRWETGERWPDPRYRKHLVALFDKPASQLGLLTADELALCPQAETLHEFRRLWDMLTGEENEAGWDRAAVLRALFGASMLPLVAPLLSLDLQAAHADTKTADPDAYAEIVRCQRALYWTSPARSLYEAAYAHTQLGTGLVRAASGTSRTTLSAALAESALLTARLAFFDLNQPAIAQRCYDVALAATREAGDHALAATVLGHMAFIPAFSRDPSAARPLIDAALQHTWHGVSPAVRSWLHCVASEVEARAGAGSASRHQIDLASTAIEANSTPPEWLDFYDAVRLHSFAGYAALAADDYTEATKQLTAALAGLAATAAKQRSVILADLASAQRGDGDHAADYLNQAMDALLNDWYGTGLDRVRAVRPALGDSRQGRQLDERIAALTASRAALPDH; from the coding sequence ATGGCCGGAAGGCGCTACTCCCCTAACCGACGGCTAGCGTGGGAGAGGCTCCAGCGGGGCTGGTCGTATGAGGAGGTCGCCGAACGTATCCGCGCGGGGATAAGACTCGCTGGAGAGAGCGACACCGGGCTCAACGCCAACACGGTGCGGCGATGGGAGACCGGCGAACGATGGCCGGACCCGCGCTACCGCAAGCACCTAGTAGCCCTCTTCGACAAGCCAGCCAGCCAACTCGGCCTTCTCACTGCAGACGAGCTGGCGCTCTGCCCGCAGGCGGAGACACTGCACGAGTTCAGGAGATTGTGGGACATGCTCACCGGAGAAGAGAACGAAGCCGGCTGGGACCGCGCAGCCGTCCTACGCGCACTGTTCGGCGCCAGCATGCTGCCCCTGGTCGCTCCCCTGCTGTCGCTGGACCTCCAGGCAGCGCATGCGGATACGAAGACCGCCGACCCGGACGCCTACGCCGAGATCGTCCGCTGTCAGCGGGCGCTGTACTGGACTAGCCCGGCAAGGTCGCTCTACGAGGCCGCATACGCTCACACCCAGCTTGGCACCGGGCTCGTCCGCGCGGCGAGCGGCACCAGCCGCACCACCCTCTCTGCAGCCCTCGCCGAATCGGCGCTCCTCACCGCCCGGCTGGCGTTCTTCGACCTCAACCAGCCTGCCATCGCTCAGCGCTGCTACGACGTCGCCCTGGCCGCCACCCGGGAAGCCGGGGACCACGCCCTGGCCGCCACCGTCCTCGGTCACATGGCCTTCATCCCCGCCTTCAGCCGCGACCCCTCCGCCGCCCGCCCGCTGATCGACGCGGCGCTACAGCACACCTGGCACGGCGTCAGCCCGGCCGTCCGCTCCTGGCTTCACTGCGTCGCCTCGGAAGTCGAAGCCCGCGCCGGGGCTGGATCAGCGAGCCGTCACCAGATCGACCTCGCCTCAACCGCGATCGAAGCCAACTCGACCCCGCCGGAATGGCTCGACTTCTACGACGCAGTTCGTCTGCACTCATTCGCCGGCTACGCAGCCCTAGCGGCCGACGACTACACCGAGGCCACCAAGCAGCTCACCGCGGCCCTCGCGGGCCTGGCCGCCACGGCAGCCAAGCAGCGCAGTGTCATCCTCGCCGACCTCGCGTCCGCACAACGCGGCGACGGAGACCATGCCGCTGACTACCTCAACCAGGCGATGGACGCCCTGCTCAACGACTGGTACGGCACCGGCCTGGACCGGGTCCGAGCTGTCCGGCCGGCACTTGGCGACAGCCGGCAGGGCAGGCAGCTTGATGAGCGGATCGCCGCCCTCACCGCGAGCCGAGCCGCCCTGCCCGACCACTAA
- a CDS encoding class I SAM-dependent methyltransferase, with protein sequence MNTSISTAINRHAWDRQALLALPDDRPMTPGRVEWTQYPGHGPGIELFGQVSGLTVAELGCGNGDNLTPLALRDADCVGVDVAPLQITRARTRWGHLPIRFHCADARIFLARTHPLDICFSIFGAVGLCPPDQLLPLISRQLRPGGRLLFSVPHPRWLGSRRAIMRLADGSRVPVARWTSGPQGWKAAITASGLRCLDVATIDSPTGEVCCLLVSAQRAGGDSNA encoded by the coding sequence ATGAATACCAGCATCTCGACGGCGATCAACCGGCACGCGTGGGACCGGCAAGCACTCCTCGCGCTGCCCGACGACCGACCGATGACTCCGGGCCGAGTCGAGTGGACGCAGTATCCGGGCCACGGCCCAGGGATCGAGTTGTTCGGCCAGGTGAGCGGGCTGACCGTAGCCGAACTCGGCTGCGGCAACGGTGACAACCTGACACCGCTGGCACTACGCGACGCCGACTGCGTCGGGGTGGATGTCGCACCGCTGCAGATCACCCGGGCACGTACCCGCTGGGGCCACCTGCCGATCCGCTTCCACTGCGCCGACGCGCGCATCTTCCTCGCCCGCACGCACCCGCTGGATATCTGCTTCTCGATCTTCGGGGCGGTCGGATTGTGCCCGCCTGATCAGCTCCTACCGCTGATCTCACGACAACTGCGTCCCGGCGGCCGGCTGCTGTTCTCCGTACCGCACCCGCGCTGGCTCGGCTCACGTCGGGCCATAATGCGGCTGGCGGACGGGAGCCGGGTACCCGTCGCCCGCTGGACGTCGGGGCCGCAGGGCTGGAAAGCCGCCATCACCGCATCCGGACTTAGATGCCTGGACGTAGCGACCATCGACAGCCCGACCGGTGAGGTCTGCTGCCTGCTCGTGAGCGCGCAGAGGGCCGGCGGAGATTCCAATGCCTGA
- a CDS encoding GOLPH3/VPS74 family protein produces the protein MIPTPLGAEDHRPVVHLHLESTPARHRQPRGSGSDRPPLLADEFFLIAHDDQTGRPRLHQSAITHGLAAALLGELGAAGRISFDRGHIYVLDHRPPADALQHLILDRLVGEPQHTATRTWLSYLAATAHDEVARRLWQAGKVEPQQQRRFLRTVTVHVPADMNVAAWSWARLSTKLRQYEDLDAFDLALAGIAASCRLDQFILDGAPYAVGAHLRRLLAAAPPPMRELLADLDTAIGHTVLSHRT, from the coding sequence GTGATCCCCACACCCCTTGGCGCAGAAGATCACCGACCGGTAGTGCACCTGCACCTGGAGTCCACACCCGCGAGACACCGGCAGCCGCGGGGGAGTGGCTCGGATCGGCCACCGCTGCTGGCTGACGAGTTCTTCCTGATCGCGCACGACGACCAGACCGGCCGGCCCCGGCTGCACCAGAGCGCGATCACTCACGGGCTGGCCGCCGCGCTGCTCGGCGAGCTGGGTGCCGCCGGGCGGATCTCGTTCGACCGCGGGCACATCTACGTGCTTGACCACCGGCCGCCCGCCGACGCTCTGCAACACCTCATCCTGGACCGGCTCGTCGGCGAACCGCAGCACACCGCCACCCGCACGTGGCTGTCGTACCTCGCGGCGACTGCCCACGATGAGGTCGCGCGACGGTTGTGGCAGGCCGGCAAGGTGGAACCGCAGCAGCAGCGGCGCTTCCTCCGCACGGTGACGGTGCACGTTCCGGCGGACATGAACGTCGCTGCCTGGTCGTGGGCACGCCTGTCAACGAAGCTGCGTCAGTACGAGGACCTGGACGCGTTCGACCTGGCCTTGGCCGGCATCGCGGCGTCCTGCCGCCTGGACCAGTTCATCCTCGACGGCGCGCCCTACGCGGTCGGCGCGCACCTGCGGCGCCTGCTGGCAGCCGCCCCGCCGCCGATGCGTGAACTCCTCGCCGACCTGGACACGGCGATCGGTCACACCGTTCTGAGCCATCGCACCTGA
- a CDS encoding APC family permease, with protein MPRPHPDTVSAVLARGRLGIPAVVFFVVAAAAPLTAVAGGATTGYAVTGVLGIPLAYLVVAGVLALFAVGYVAMSRRIVNAGAFYTYVTRGLGRPAGVAAAIVALLAYNAMQIGLYGVFGAVLSGFLNDRFGMNTTWWLCAVIACAVIAVLGLLRIDLNGKVLAVLLVAECIIALVYDAVMVARPVNDLGVSFDTLAPGNLIGPGLGAALVTGIAGFVGFEGTTVFAEETKDPQRTVPRATYIAVAVTGLLYGLSAWAMSVATGPDQIVAAAQTEGTDLIFNLVSPHLTSSLVTLGRWLFITSLFAALLSFHHTVARYAFALGRERVLPSVLGRTSRRTGAPKAGSILQSVLAVAVLTGYVLADADPIVHLFFWLTSLGALGVLILMTATSVAVVSYFTRIAHHDGRWRTAVAPVLSALALGAILVVTVEQFDALLGVDPTSPLRWMFPASYAVAAATGLAWAFTLRAARPDVYQTIGLGADSATAPLRTPDSVRQPA; from the coding sequence ATGCCCAGACCTCATCCTGACACCGTGTCGGCTGTCCTCGCGCGCGGCCGGCTCGGCATCCCCGCCGTGGTGTTCTTCGTCGTGGCGGCCGCCGCGCCGCTGACAGCCGTCGCCGGCGGCGCGACCACCGGTTACGCCGTCACCGGCGTGCTCGGCATCCCCCTGGCCTATCTGGTGGTCGCCGGCGTGCTGGCCCTGTTCGCCGTCGGCTACGTGGCCATGTCCCGCCGGATCGTCAACGCCGGCGCGTTCTACACCTACGTCACCCGAGGCCTCGGCAGGCCAGCCGGCGTCGCCGCCGCGATCGTCGCCCTGCTCGCCTACAACGCCATGCAGATCGGCCTGTACGGCGTCTTCGGCGCGGTCCTGTCCGGGTTCCTCAACGACCGGTTCGGGATGAACACCACCTGGTGGCTGTGCGCCGTCATCGCCTGCGCGGTGATCGCCGTGCTCGGCCTGCTGCGCATCGACCTCAACGGTAAGGTCCTCGCCGTCCTACTGGTCGCCGAGTGCATCATCGCCCTGGTCTATGACGCGGTGATGGTCGCCCGACCCGTCAACGATCTCGGCGTCAGCTTCGACACCCTCGCCCCGGGCAACCTGATCGGGCCTGGCCTCGGCGCCGCCCTCGTCACGGGCATCGCCGGGTTCGTCGGCTTCGAAGGAACCACGGTATTCGCCGAGGAGACCAAGGACCCCCAACGGACGGTGCCCCGCGCCACGTACATCGCCGTGGCGGTCACCGGCCTGCTGTACGGGCTGTCGGCGTGGGCCATGTCGGTCGCTACCGGACCCGACCAGATCGTCGCAGCCGCCCAGACCGAGGGCACCGACCTCATCTTCAACCTCGTGTCCCCGCACCTCACCTCGTCGCTGGTGACCCTCGGCCGGTGGCTGTTCATCACCTCACTGTTCGCCGCCCTACTCTCCTTCCACCACACGGTCGCCCGGTACGCGTTCGCGCTCGGCCGCGAACGGGTCCTCCCCAGCGTCCTCGGCCGGACCAGCCGGCGCACCGGCGCGCCGAAAGCCGGCTCGATCCTCCAGAGCGTCCTCGCCGTGGCCGTGCTCACCGGGTACGTGCTGGCCGACGCCGACCCGATCGTGCACCTGTTCTTCTGGCTCACCTCCCTCGGCGCGCTCGGCGTACTCATCCTGATGACCGCCACCTCGGTCGCCGTGGTCAGCTACTTCACCCGGATCGCCCACCACGACGGCAGGTGGCGCACTGCCGTCGCGCCGGTCCTGTCCGCCCTGGCCCTCGGCGCGATCCTCGTCGTCACCGTCGAACAGTTCGACGCCCTACTTGGTGTCGACCCGACCTCCCCGCTGCGATGGATGTTCCCCGCCAGCTACGCCGTCGCCGCGGCGACCGGGCTGGCATGGGCGTTCACGCTGCGCGCCGCCCGGCCCGACGTCTACCAGACGATCGGCCTCGGCGCCGACAGCGCAACAGCGCCCCTTCGCACACCCGATTCCGTCCGCCAGCCCGCCTGA
- a CDS encoding GNAT family N-acetyltransferase, whose protein sequence is MFTTRADLTVRQATPDDVPALLPVLAQAFSTGTVAEWAVPETADRTEVFTGYFRYMLALGLSDGRVDTTDDLSGAAIWYRRDETPPPDSDHLYGLEEATGRYAPKFLLLDAMFEARHPRLPHAYLAYLGVDPAVQSRGVGSALLAHAHEGLDAENLPAYLEASNPRNRDLYARHGYEAGLPMQPTSSGPPFWPMWRGQLNGGVRSSFPPPNPYYRRPR, encoded by the coding sequence ATGTTCACAACCCGCGCAGACCTCACCGTGCGGCAGGCCACCCCCGACGACGTGCCAGCGCTGCTGCCCGTGCTGGCGCAGGCGTTCTCCACCGGCACGGTCGCCGAGTGGGCGGTCCCCGAGACCGCCGACCGGACGGAGGTGTTCACCGGCTACTTCCGGTACATGCTCGCCCTCGGCCTGAGCGACGGCAGAGTCGACACCACCGACGACCTGTCCGGGGCGGCGATCTGGTACCGGCGCGACGAGACACCCCCACCGGACTCCGACCATCTATACGGGCTGGAGGAAGCCACCGGCCGGTACGCGCCGAAGTTCCTGCTGCTCGACGCGATGTTCGAAGCCCGCCACCCGCGCCTACCGCACGCCTACCTCGCCTACCTCGGCGTCGACCCGGCCGTGCAGAGCCGGGGCGTCGGGTCAGCGCTGCTCGCCCACGCCCACGAAGGGTTGGACGCCGAGAACCTGCCCGCGTACCTGGAGGCCAGCAACCCCCGCAACCGCGACCTGTACGCCCGCCACGGCTACGAGGCCGGGCTGCCGATGCAGCCGACATCGTCCGGGCCACCCTTCTGGCCGATGTGGCGCGGCCAGCTCAACGGCGGCGTCCGCTCGTCGTTCCCGCCGCCCAATCCCTACTACCGGCGGCCGCGGTGA